GCGATCCGATACGCGTCTCGCCGCGCTGTACGCCGGGGTCGGCGGGGCGTGCGCGGCGCTGCTGCTGTTCAATCTCGGCCTCGCCTATGCGCTGCGCCACCGCTTCATGCCGTACTACTGCCTGATGATGATCGCGCTGCTCGCCTATGACGTGAGCTCGTCGGGCGCGCTCGCGTGGCTGATGCCCGATCTCGCCAATACCGCGCGGATGCGGATCAACTATGTGCTGCTCGCGCTGGTCGCGGTGTCCGCGCTCGCGTTTCTGCGCAACTTCTTCGAACGGCGGGTGATGACGCCGTGGCTCAAGCGAGTCTGCGTCGCGGCGGCCGTGTCGGTTGGCGTGCCGGCGATGGGAATCGCGCTGATCGCGCCGGTCGCGTTGCGTCTGTTCGACACGCTCTATGCGTTCGGTTTCCTGTTCCTGCTCGGTTCGATTGTGCCGATCCTCGTCAATGCGTGGCGCCGGCATAGCGCGTTCCTGCCGTTCTTCACGATCGCCTGGGCGCTGCCGATCGCCTTCGCGGTCGTGCGCGCGGCGTCGAGCCTGTTCGGCTGGTCGTATGATTTCTGGCTCGACAATTCGTCGGTCATATCGATGACGTTGGAGGCGCTGCTGTCGAGCCTCGCGATCGGACACCGCGTGCTGTTGCTCACCCGCGAGCGCGACGAGGCGCGCGAGCAGGAGATCGCCGCGCGGCTGCTCGCCGATACCGATCCGCTCACTGGCCTGCTCAACCGGCGCGCGTTCCTGCGTGGCGCGGTCGGGCATGAAGGCGATTTCACGCTTCTGCTCGCCGATCTCGACCATTTCAAACACGTCAACGAAACGATCGGTCACGACGGCGGCGACGAGGTGCTGCGCATCTTCGCGCGCACGCTGCGTCAGGCGCTCCCTGCTGGCACGTTGGTCGCGCGGCTCGGCGGCGAGGAATTCGCGGTGGTGATCGCAAACCACAAGGATACGCTCGCCGACGACCTGCTCGATCGGCTGCGGCAGGCGCGCATGCCGTTCGATATCACGGTGACGGCAAGCATCGGCCAATGTCGCGGACCGCTGATGCGCGAGGCCGACTGGAAGGCGCTGTACCGATCAGCCGATGCCGCTTTGTACGAGGCGAAGAAGGCCGGTCGCGACCGGGTGCGCGGCGCGCCCGCGCTCCGCCGCTTCGCCGCCTGAGCCGCTTGTCGCTCTGTGGCGTTTACGGTAAGCGGTTCGCAGGAGACCAAGCCATGCGCAATCGACGGATCGCTCTTTTCGTTGCCGTGGCGTTGGTGATGGTTGCAGCCGCGCGGCACCCGTCGGCCGATCTTCGCGTTCTGCTCCACGATCCCTCGGACCTCGCGCCGCACCGTGTTCAGGCGGCGATCGATCTGGGGGTGATGGCGGTTTCGGTTCTCATCACCTGGACGTCGCACCGCTTCGCTTGAGCGGGACTGGAGCCAGCCCGTCATGCCAGCGAAACCTGGCACCTTTCGAGGCGAGGGCGCGCGCATGCCGCGAGAGACCCCAGCGTTCGCTGGGGTGACGAGGACGTTCCCTGCACGCTTTTTTGCAACGATCCATGTTCGTCATTGTGTTGGATCGGTAGGGCGGGAGCGGGCATAGCGCGATGATGGGGCGCGCGTTCAAGCTGGTACTTTCGATCGACCGATTCCTGCTGCTGCTGATCGCGGTGGTGGTGGGCGCGTCGCTGTTGCCGGTGCGCGGGGTGGCCGCGGGCTGGGT
This genomic stretch from Sphingomonas panacis harbors:
- a CDS encoding sensor domain-containing diguanylate cyclase; the encoded protein is MLVSLCVGAANAQVGPIGLPIRACVLRDAPGLAAAKLFHAPERFDCATPQIRLGGGDFWLLSQPLDLPVASDALAVRSSSVWQRAMTIHALYADGTIVSIRSDDVAASRHLRLGAIFQRWLPRRSAPLVRLLWHVEGAANLRGILLAPTLATDAEVTRSDTRLAALYAGVGGACAALLLFNLGLAYALRHRFMPYYCLMMIALLAYDVSSSGALAWLMPDLANTARMRINYVLLALVAVSALAFLRNFFERRVMTPWLKRVCVAAAVSVGVPAMGIALIAPVALRLFDTLYAFGFLFLLGSIVPILVNAWRRHSAFLPFFTIAWALPIAFAVVRAASSLFGWSYDFWLDNSSVISMTLEALLSSLAIGHRVLLLTRERDEAREQEIAARLLADTDPLTGLLNRRAFLRGAVGHEGDFTLLLADLDHFKHVNETIGHDGGDEVLRIFARTLRQALPAGTLVARLGGEEFAVVIANHKDTLADDLLDRLRQARMPFDITVTASIGQCRGPLMREADWKALYRSADAALYEAKKAGRDRVRGAPALRRFAA